TTATTTTCTTTGATATTATAGGCATTATTTTATGGGCTTTTACTTTTGTATCTATCGGCTATTTTTTTGGGCAAAGCGCCATTAATATCATTTTGCTTATCCAGAAAAATATACTGGTCGTTCTCTTTTTTATTCTTCTTTTCCTTTTTATTCTCCGTACCCAAAAAGGCGAAACATGAAACAGCTGATTCTCCTATGCATGATGACGCTGTTTCTTTTTGGAGCCGATATCAATAGCACTTTGGTTCATGCCGATGCCAAAACATATGAGTCACTCTTGGCTACACTGAAAAAATCGCAAATTCATAATGACGAAACAGCTTTACAAAAAGCTCTTTTATACAAGATTATCAATATAACCAAATATCCTCCAAAACCACCCTCTTTCGATATACGAGTGCAAAATCAAGAAGATTTTGAGCAACTGGTGCAAAAAACAATACAGTTTATCAATGAATCTTTTGAAAAAAAGAGCACATTGCAGCATCTTCAGCAAAAACAGCAAACTTTAAAAGAGGAAATTTTGGGTGAAAACAATAACTCAAAACTTTTTACACTACAACTGCAATATACATTTTATACAAAAGCGCTTCGTACTTTAAAAGAAGAACTCAACAAAAGAGAAACAATTTTTGGAAAACAGATTACTCCTCTTCTTCTTCGTAGCATACAAACAATCTCTTTTGATCAAAACAAACTGCAAAAAAGAGTTTCTCAAATAGAGCAGGATTTAGATTCCGTTCAGAAAAAGATTGAGGCAAAAGAGGTAGAAAAAGAACGTCTGGAACTTCTTGGCAGAAAAGATAGAGTTAAAAATATAGAACAGTCCCTGGCGCTTTTGCAAAAAGAGAAAAGAAAGCTTTTGGAAAAAAAATTAATCACCCTTTTTGACCTCTACACAATCGCCCTACAAAAAAAAGAGACCAAAACCGTTTTTAACTTGCAGAAAAAAATTCTCGATCTCGCGAAAATTCTCAATGACCCTCACACAGTAAAGCGCCTAAAAACTCTTTTGACAAAACTTAATGTACAAATCTTGGGAAAAGGTGAAACCATCAAAGGAGCCACTCTTCAACATATCAAAGAGGCGGCTAACCTTCTATGGGATAAACTCAACAGCCCCCTTTTTATGATCAATCAGACGCCTATAAGCACTTTGAAGCTTTTTATCACTCTGCTTATCCTCATTTTTGGGTATCTCCTTGGTGTTTTGTATAAAAAAAGTATTCAAAAACTGGCACAAAACTCTCATTCTATCACACCATCTACCAAAACACTCCTGAGCAATATCGGTTACTATACAATAGTCATTGTCGCCTTTGTTATTACACTCAATGTATTAGGCATCGATCTTTCCTCCATCGCTTTAATTGCCGGAGCCCTTTCGGTGGGTATCGGTTTTGGATTGCAAAATATCGTATCCAATTTTGTCTCCGGACTTATTTTTGATGTTTGAAAGAAGCATCAAAATTGGCGATTTTGTAGAAATAGATGAGAATCTTCGGGGAAGAATTTCCGATATCCGTATGCGCTCGACCACAATAACGACAAATGACAATATCGATGTAATCGTTCCGAACCAGGACCTCATCCAAAACAGAGTCATTAACTGGACGATGAACGATGATATTCGCCGATTTCGTATCCCTTTTGGAGTCGCTTATGGAACGGATGCCAAAAAGGTGATTCAAGTGATCAAAGATGCGGTCAAAAACAGTGGATTTGGAGATATTTACGAAGATTCCAAAAGGAAAACAAGAGTGATTATGACAAGTATGGGCGACAGTAGCGTCAATTTTGAGCTCCTTGTCTGGATCAAGGGGAAAGAGGCTCTCTATCCAAGACGGACGACCTCACGATTTTTGATCCTTATCTATGAAACGCTCAACAGACATGGTATCGAAATCCCTTTTCCACAACGTGACTTGCATATAAAATCAATTGATGCAACCATTCCTGTAACAACCCGTAAAGCAAACTAAACAAGAGGATCTGGTTTATGAAAATAGTATCCTTGAGAATAATCTATTCCCAATTCTTTTACAAGCTCAAAAATTTCCTCATTCTCAACAAACTCTGCAACTGTCTTAATCCCTAAATCTTTTGCAAGACTGACGATATGCTTTACAATAGTATAGTTCACTTCATTTGAAAGATTCTTGATCAAACTTCCATCAATTTTAATATAATCAGCGCCCAACTTCAAAACATAATCGAAATTTGCATACCCGCTTCCAAAATCATCAATCGCAATTTTCACTCCATATCGTTTCGCTTCTTGAAGAAAACTTTTTATGATACTCTCAGTTTCGATATATTCCGTTTCTAATATTTCGATCGTAATATATTCGCCATATTTTTTTAGATGTTTCAATAGATATATCCGAATTTTCTCATTTTCTATATCTTGAAAAGAGATATTGATGGAGATATTTGTTTTATTGTGTTGTAAATAGGAAAATATGTATTCATACATCTGTTTTACTAGTTCAAAATAAAGACCGCTCGTTTTTGCAATATCCATGAAATAATATGGTGTTATTATGGTCCCATCATTATCTATTCGTGCCAATATTTCACAATAGACTCTTTGCTGCGTTTTGTTATCTATGACATATTGCTTAAATGCACGAACCTTTTTATTTTTAATCAATTGTTTCAATGTAATATATTTTTGTTTGAAATTTTCGTGCTGTTTTTCTATTTGATTCGGATCATATATCGCCACGGGATTGTTGAGTGTTGCTATTTTGACAGCAAAATAGGCCTTTTGCAATGCATTTTCAACATTTGCATCAATAATGGCACAGTGAATATGGATATCTATATCTACCCCATCCACATTTAGACTGATAGCATCAAAATACTCGACTAAATTTGTACTAAACTCTTTTGCTTCTTCTAATGAACCATTAAAAAGCGTAAAAAATTGATCTGTCACAGCATGAAAAATAGGTACATTAAACCGCTTCAACTCTTCAGAAAACTTTTTTAAGAGTTTATCGCCAAATTCTATACCAAAAAGTTCATTGAATAGCCTAAAATGATATATATCTATATAGATGAAATTCTGATATGTAAACTTGCTTTTATAAAGAAAAAAATAACTAAGATTGGGTAAATTGGTAATTCTATCGAAGAGGAGGATACTCTCTTTCTCCTGCCTTTGCAAAAAGGCGTGATACGCAAAGGCAATATCACCACCCAATTCTTCTAAAATTTGTACCTCTTCTTGCAAAAAAGAACCATCTTTTTCAATATACAAATTTCCATATACTTCTTGAAAAGCAGACAATTGGACACATAACGCTTTTGTCACATCAATATTCCTATCTCCAATGCCATATTGTCCAATGACTATATAAACCTTTTGAAAATAGATGTACTCTTTAAAATATTGAATACACTCTTGCAAAAACATTTCAAAATTTTCTTCCCGGACCATTGTCTCATTTATCTTTGAAACCAACTCCATTAATGTTCGTAAATACTTCTCTTTTTGATATGCCTCTTGAATTTTTTTATTCAGACTTTTGATTTTTTCAATTTTTTCATAGATAGTATGTTCAATTTCATTAAGCTCGACAAAATGCAAATTGTCTATCTTCTCAGGTTGTTTCGTCCACAAATATAACTGCAAAACTTTTGTATAAAAATAGTAAAATCCAAACCCCAAAATTAAAAAAACCATTAAAATAAGACCTATCAATACAAAAAGCTGTTTTTGCATAGCTTGGACAACAACTTGTTTTACAAAATCTGTTCGAAAAACAACAAATAATTTCATATTTTGATTTTGTTGCTTTTTTTCGTCAAACATCGTTAATGGCATTTCTACCTTCACCCACTGGCTATTTTGAAAAATGTTGACATGCATTTGATCCAATGGAACTGATTGTAAAGACAAAAATTTCTGTGTATTACCGCTACTCTTAAACACAATATGACCATTTAAATCAAGTATATAAATCGCTTCGATATGCTGTGAACTGTTTTTAATGCGATCCAAATAGGTAGAAATTTTTGCTCTATCCATCAAAGGATCTTCTAAAAAGATTTTAATTTCCAGCAATTTATCTTTTATATCATTGTAATAATGTTTATAAAGAGATTTTTGAATTGTATTTGCATAAATCACTATGGAAGAAGCAGTAAGAAAAAAGCCTCCAATCAAGATAAGAAGTGCAAAATGCTTAAAACGTAGTTTTTTCATAACAGTAAACTCTTTGTATCAAAACCTTGGCGCTGAATATATTCAACCAGTTCTCGTGATGGATGCAAAATCCATTTAACCTCTTTAAGAGAAGCCAAAAAATCCTGATACGTAACACCATCATCCATATATGGTTTAACAACTTTATAAAATTTTCTTGGATTTTTTTTCAAAACAGAAACTGCCCTTTCAAATTGTCGGAAAATAAACTCAGTATATTTTTTATCAAGATTGGAAAAAAAGAGATCAATTATTTTTACAGTGTGTAAAGTTTTTGATGAAGCAACCTCTATAAATCCCTTTTTTTTTAAAATAGTTGCATACGGTTCATAAGTAACTACCAGTGAAGGACGATTAAACTTCTCCTTTATAAAACCATCTTGCACACCATCTATCAGTTCAAGATGTAAAGTGAGGTTATGCTCTCTCACGAAAGCTTCCAGAAGAGCCTGATTCACACTGGATACTTCAAGATATGCATCAATATCATGAAGCTTGTACAACTGCTGTAACGGTACATTTGAAAGTATCTTGTCTGCACCGTATGAGATATCTACAAAAAAACAGGGTTTATACATATTTTTCAACTCTTTTTGGGAAAGTAACTCAAACTGTGTAGCAAAAAAACCATCACAAAGATTACTTTTACACAAAACCACACTCTCGCTTAAAGAATTCGTCCACTTAAGACGAATGTTCATCGGTTCCAGCCAGCCCTCTTCATATGCATAAGCAATAGGTAGATAACCGATCCAACTATTTGCTGAAATAACAGTTTCTTTTTCCGGTTTTGTCGTACATCCGCCCATAAAACCGAAAAAAAGAACTATAAATATAATACTTACGTATCTCATAATTAAATTTTATCAAAAACTTTTTCAATTTTACTTATATTTTAACAACGAAACATTACAATAGATAGTAAAATGTTTGAATTTGTAAAGGTAATATATGAAAAAGATCTACAATATCGCAATTATAGGAGCTGGTCCGGCAGGTATTGGAACAGCAATAGAGAGTTTTATCTTTGGTATCAAAAATATTTTATTGATCGAAAAGGCCGAAAACCACTCAGCCACCATTAGAACATTCTATAAAGACAACAAAAGAGTGGACAAAGACTGGATGGGGCAAAAGGTGGAGTGCGAAGGACGAATTATCTTTATGGATGGGACCAAAGAGACCACTCTTGATCTTTTTGATAAACTTCTTGATAAACACAAAATCGAGACACAATTCAATACCGAAGTAGAAAAAGTGGAAAAAAAGGAAGATATATTCATTATATCGACTACAAACAACGATACATTTCAAGCAAAGAATGTGGTTATTGCCATCGGAAAAATGGGTAAACCAAACAAACCATCCTACAAAATCCCACCAAGTATCCGACAGTTCATCAACTTCAATCTGGATAAATGCCAAAAGGGTGAGAAGATTTTAGTGGTTGGCGGTGGAAACTCTGCAGCAGAATATGCCTATTTTTTAGCCGATACGAATGATGTCACCCTCAATTACCGACGAGAAAAGTTCACAAGACTCAATCCCGAAAATGAGCGAATCATCACTGAATATGCGAACAAAGGCAAATTGAAACTCAAACTTGGTGTTGATATAACAGCCCTTGAGAGCGAACACGGCAAACCAAAGGTCAATTTTACCGATGGATCCAGTGAAGTGTATGATCGTATCATCTATGCCATAGGTGGCACGACACCAACGGAATTTTTGAAAAAATGTGGAATTGAAGTGGTAGACAATAGAGTCGAAGTGGATGAAAACTATGAGACTAAAACGCCGGGACTCTTTGCAGCCGGGGATATTGTCACACCAACAGGAGGGTCCATCGCCATCGCACTCAATCACGGCTACCATATAGCCAAACATATCAAAGAGCGATTAGGAGAGTGATCACTCTCCCATAAACCGCTTTTTCCTTCTTTGCACATCATCAAGATAGGAGTGAAAATACTCACTGTTTTGATAGCCAAGAATCGGTCTGATGATCTCTTTGCCATCTGGCGTGAGGAAAAAGATCGTAGGAGTATATCTTGAACGTATCCACGAAGGAAAATTTTTCTCCTCTTTAAAAACTCTGACCGCTACGATATTTCGCATTCGGTGTATAATCGAGGGATCTTCAAAAGTAGTTTCGAGCATCTTCTTGCACCAGGAGCAGTTGTGGCTCTCATAAAAGACCATAATGGGAAGATCTCTTTTTTTTGCTACTTTTTGTGCCGTTTTGAAATCTTTTTGCCAAAGAATCCCGGCAAACAGCATCAAAGGCACCACTAAACTTACAAAAACTCTCATCACCATTCCTATCCGCAATTCAGACCATCACAGCTACGCACAACACCCATATCTCTGGCATTGTTTTTTAAAAAACGCTTCAGATATTTCGCGCGCCTTATAAAATAGTTCGAATCGATATACTTCATCGCTTTTGGATTATCTTTATGCACCTTGCGAAGTCTCTTTGCATTCTCTGCAAACATCTGTGTCCATTCGTCACTATAGAGCATAGCTGCACCTTTAAAAGCCGGTCCATGACAATGAACACACAATTTTTTGTAGGCATTCAACCCTTTTGCACCATATCCAAAAACAAAAATTGGTACAAAAAACACCATAAAACGTATCATCTAAGCCTCCTCTCCCAGGCCAAATACATTGGACAAAGTATTGATATAGTTAAAATAGCCTGTAATCGCTACGGCTTCCAAAATCTCCTTATCACTCCAACCAAGACTTTTAAGATACTCAATATCTTCTTTTGTGATTTTGTAGTTGTCTTTTTTGCTTGCTCGAATACAAAATCGAAGCAGCTCTTTTGTCCTCTCTTCCGCTTCTATTGCATCAACTCCTTGTAAAATCGATTCAATCTCTTTTTCATCAAGACCCAGCATTCTGGCAATATTTTTATGTACATCCACACACATCTTGCAGCTGTTTTCTTTCGATATCAAAAGTGCGATAGCCTCTTTGATAAAATAGGGAAGATGTGTCTGTTTTAAAAGATAGTTTTGCACCATCATATCCGTTGCATTGTAGATATTCTCATCTATTGCCAAAAGTTTGAAAATCTCTCCAAGTTTTCCGGTTTTTTCCAAAATAGGACGAGCTTTTTCTTGAATTGCAGGACTCATCTGTTCAAATTCCGGCAAGTTTATATGCGCCATCTACACTCCTTTACATTTTTTTAATGCTTGTACAGCTTTTTCAGTAAGATAGGGCATTAAAGCTTTGGAAACCTCCTTGGAAACCTCTAAAGCCATTGTTTGAGAAATCTTGTCTCCAAATATCTGTAAAAAAAGGATCCAAAAGTTGCTGTATAGCGCAACCGTATTCGCTATATGTCGTTTCATCTCTTCTGTCAGTGTAACCATACACTCTTTTTTGATAAGATGATCTATAAGATGGACAAGCTTTTCATACTGCACTTTTGTATCGTGCTCCACCTCCTGTTGCAAAAGAGGATCTTTTTGCATCAAAATAACCAACTCCTTTTTTAAAAAGCGGTATCGCCACCAAATAGCTGCGACATATTCGCAATACTCCATCATTTCACATAGAGTCTCAGGCAAAGCTTGATTCTCAAATCCCACCTCCTCTCGCATCTTCTGATACAAAAGACGGATAATCTCCTCTTTATTTCGGAAATGATAATAAAGATTTCCCGGACTGATACCAGCCGCTTTGGCAATATGATTTGTCGTCACATCTTTTGTTCCGAACCGATTGAAAAGCTCCAGTGCCACTGATAAAATTTTCTCTTTTGTTTCCAAACCCCACCTTTAGAGTAATTACTCTAATCACATTGTAGAACAAATTGATATGCTTTGTCAAATAGAAGAAAAAATTATAGATAGCTTACTCTGTTTTTACCGTTTCTTTTCGAGAAGTAGAGGGCTTCATCCGCTCGTTCCAATAAAGTAGGAAGTGTATCGCCGTCTCTTTTGTTTGTCATGCCTATACTCACGCTCAATGGATATCCGAAACGTTGACTCAATGCCTCAAATTCGAAGCGGATACGTTCTGCTTTTTCCTTTGCCATCTCTTCATCCAGATCAAAATAGACAACAACAAATTCTTCTCCACCAAATCGACCGACAATATCGGATTTTCTTGAATTTTTTATGAGGATCTGCGCAAAAGCTTTTAAAACTTCATCTCCAAAAAGATGCCCTTTTGTATCATTGATTTTTTTAAAATTATCAATATCAATCAGCAAAAGAGAAATATTTTTCTTATTGAGGTGTGTTTGCAGTAGATTTAAAAGACTTTTTTTATTCAAGAGTCCTGTCAAACCATCTTTTTGCACTTCACTTTGCAACTCACTCTTTTCTCGTTCCAACTCCTGGGTTGTTTTCTCTACAAGATTGATCAATGCATTGATAGCTCGAATAGTACTATTGTCATCGACATACTCTTTATTGTACAAGTCAAGATCTTGTATACTTTCTTCCCGTTCCGAAGCAGCGATTAAAGTGAGGCTTTCATTGAGCAGTTCATGCCCATCCTTCATAGTGACGAACTCTCCGTACGTAAAAAATCCAATATTTGGCGATACTCTTTTAAAAGGTATGATTTCTTCATGGACTAGATCACCCAAATAACGTTTCCTTGCAACACACGAAAATATAAAAAGAGATTCGAACCGTTTTTGGAACATCTCATTATGGAACAGTTTTCCGGCAGTATCCAAAATCAACAGTGTATTTCCAAATCCAAACCGAACACAAGAGCCTTCCGGGACATTCCCTGCAAAAACAAGTGTTCCATCTTCATTCATTGCAAGGGCAGCTCTTGCAATATATTTCCCGTCCTTTTCTACCATCAAAGGAAATTCAATGGCGCTGTCCGGAAGATTCTTTGCTATCTCCTTTCCAAGATATCGCTCATAAATTTCATAAATCGGTTCTCCATCAAGCTCGTATACAATATTTCCTGTCGATTTTGTTACAACGAAACTACGACCTATCGGTTTCCATCCAGTCGTATAGTAGTTGAATACCTGAAGCTCCTTCGAATCGAAGGCTACTGCTACCGCACCGTTTTCTATCACTCTGTTTTTACAAAACACATAAGTATTTTGAAGCTGACCGTAATCCCCAGCCAGTCCACCACCTATCACGACCTTTGTCTCATTTCCAAAACCTTTTACCAGCTCTTCTCCATTGGTTCTCATCCCGTCGGCCAAAAGCAAAATGAATTTTGTATCAGAAGTGACTAAGCGCTTTTTGAAGTACATACCACCTTCATAATGGGGATTATCTGAGGAGAATTGGTCATATGTCACAATGTCCGATTTTATAAACGTATGTTCCATATTGGTAAAAGAGAGTGCCACATTCTTCTCATAAATCTTTGAATCGACTATTTCTCCTGCAGTGGTAGAACCCACGATCGTTGCATCAGGTAAAAGCGAAACAAGAAGATCAAGGAGATTTTGCATAAACACTTTGTGTACGATACCTGAATAGACTTGTACCAAAAGCCGATTGCTGTTTTTGATTCCTTTTTCTTTGATAAATGATCGCAACTGTTTTTCATCGTGAAAAACAGTATTGAAAGACTTCATCGGCGCTCCCCATTATGGCAATTCCTACACCAATTATAAAGAGAGGATTCTTTGAAAAAACTGAATTATCAATAAATAATTTTTATCAACTCAAAATTCATTAAAAATTTATAGTTATAATTGTGTGAAACTGTTATGAAATTTATTCAAGAAGGCCAATATAGCATGGATATCATTATCGCCGGAGCCGGTAGGGTCGGATTCAAACTGGCTCAAACACTCTCTGTCAAACACAATATCATCATCATAGACAAAAACAAAGATGCACTCTCACGCCTTACCGAATCGATCGATGTTATGCCGATATATGGCAATATTGAAGATCCGGATACCTTTAAAGCGTTAACGGAAAGGCCCTACGATATTTTTATCGCCGTAACGGATAACGATGAAGCCAATATCATCTCTACTTTGATTGCCGATGATGTGATTGATGTGAAAAAAAAGATCATCCGTCTTCGAAATCCCTTTTTCGCAAAAAGCTCAATTGCACATAAGATCGGTATTTATGAAGCGGTTTTCCCTTTCATCGCCGCAGCAAGATCTATCAAACTGCTTCTTGATTTTCCAAAAGCGAACAATGTAAAAAACTTCATCTTTACACCCCAGACTCTCGTATCTGTTTTGGTTGAAGGAAGTGACATCCATTCAATAAAAGAGATCGAGTCACAAGATATCGTCGTAGTAGGAATCGAGAGAGACAAAAAATTTTATATCCCTACGGATAATGAAGTAATTCAACAAAAGGATCTGCTCTATCTTTTTGGGCAAAAAGAGGAGATCAAGAGGTTGTGTGACAGACTCAACCGGAATGCTCCAAAACAGATTCGAAAAATCGCCATTTTTGGAGCCGAACTTCTTGGACTTGAGATTGCAAAAGCGTTTTTGGAGCAAAAAGTAGAACTCAAGATCATCGAAAAAGATCCCGAACTTTGCAAAAGAGCTTCAGAGATTTTACAAAACAGAGCAACGATCATCAATAGCCGTTATGTAGAACATACGATCTTTGAAGAGGAAAATGTCAAAAACGCCGATATGGTCATCTCCACTAGCAACGACGATGAAGACAATATCATACGGTGTTTGGAAGCAAAAGAGTATGGCGTGAAAAAGACAGTGGCCGTGAACAACGATATGGAGTTTTACTCTTTGATGCACAAACTCGGTATCGTAGCCGTCCGTGGTCCCAAAATGAGTGCATACTACTCCATCTTGGAAAAGATAGCTTCGAGTGCAGTCATCACAGAGCGGCATTATTGTGGCGGTCGAGGAACGATATTCATGCGAAAAATCTTTCCAAATTCTCCTCTTATCGACAAAAAAATCAAACCACTCTTGCAAGAAGATATCATCTCTTTCATCATCCGAAATGGTAAAATTCAGCCCTTGCAACAAAAAACAGCACTCAAAGCCCTAGATGTCATTGTCGTATTTTCCAAATCTTACTTAGAAGAGAGGGTCAAAAAGTGGATCTACGCTCTATAAAAAATATTGCAAAATTTCTATCCACAATAGGACTTGTTCTCTCTCTGTTTCTTGCCATTCCGTCACTTACAGGTATCATTTACCATGAATCTATCAAACCCTATCTTATATTTAATCTCATCTTTTTTCTGTTTCATTATCTGCTCTTTTCCCTTCTTTGGAAACATCCGGCACAAATGAGTATCAAAGAGGGAATCTTTGCTGTCAATCTTGTCTGGATACTACTTGGTATCGGTGGCGGTATCGGCTTATATCTCACCTCCAATGTCACATTCGCTAAGGCTTTTTTCGAAGCGATCAGTGGTTTTACCACGACAGGAGCAACAATTTACAGTGATATCGAATCCCTTTCTCACACCACTTTGATGCTTCGAAGTCTCTACCACTGGCTTGGCGGAATGGGAATCATTGTTTTGGGTGTCGGCCTTTTGACCATCATCAATCCCACCGGTTCATTGACACTTTTTAAAGCCGAGTCGACCGGTGTAACACTGGAAAAACTGACACCAAAAATCAAAGATACGGCAAAAAGACTCTGGGCTGTCTACATCGCTTTGACACTGCTCGATACTCTTTTACTCTACGCTGGGGGTATGAATCTTTTCGATGCCATCAATCACGCATTTTCCACCATCTCGACAGGAGGGTTCTCTACAAAAAACGCGAGTCTCGGATACTGGGAAAACAACGCATTCATTTTGTGGGTTACAACATTTTTTATGTTTGTAAGCGGTATCAACTTCATCGCCCATTTAAAAGCATTTTCAAAAGATTTCAGTGGA
This region of Nitratiruptor sp. YY08-10 genomic DNA includes:
- a CDS encoding TrkH family potassium uptake protein gives rise to the protein MDLRSIKNIAKFLSTIGLVLSLFLAIPSLTGIIYHESIKPYLIFNLIFFLFHYLLFSLLWKHPAQMSIKEGIFAVNLVWILLGIGGGIGLYLTSNVTFAKAFFEAISGFTTTGATIYSDIESLSHTTLMLRSLYHWLGGMGIIVLGVGLLTIINPTGSLTLFKAESTGVTLEKLTPKIKDTAKRLWAVYIALTLLDTLLLYAGGMNLFDAINHAFSTISTGGFSTKNASLGYWENNAFILWVTTFFMFVSGINFIAHLKAFSKDFSGYRSEEVLWYTAIFLILSFALSFVHIFIGHDTTFHAFTHSFFTISSIITTTGFASTDYGQWSAAAIAIIFIPMFIGANAGSTAGGVKVIRYVVLLKNLGAQIKQILHPNAVIGVYIDQKRIGSKVLGSVSGFFFIYFLTTLLLSFYLYAKGYDYLTAMSAAIAVIGNIGPGFGHVGPADNFTIFSEFDKVVLAIFMIIGRLEFYTFIILFSREFWKKF